The genomic stretch AACTTCCCAAGCTCGATCCGACCATGAAGGGCAGGGACTTTCTCTCCCTCCACGACTTCAGCCGCGACGAGATCTTCTACTTCATCGACTTGGCTCGTCAACTGAAGGCCCTGCAAAAGGACCGCATCCCCCATCCTTACCTGGCCGGCAAGACGCTGGGCATGATCTTCACCAAAAGCTCCACGCGCACCCGCGTCTCCTTTGAGGTGGGCATGTACCAGCTCGGCGGCAACGCCCTCTTCCTAAGCTCCGCCGACATCCAACTGGGCCGGGGCGAGCCGATCAAGGACACGGCACGCGTCCTCTCCCGCTACGTCGACGGTATCATGATCCGCACCTTCGCCCATTCCGACGTGGTTGAACTGGCTCAATACGCCGACATCCCCGTCATCAACGGCCTCACCGATCTCCTGCACCCTTGCCAGGTCCTGGCCGACTTGATGACCATCGTCGAATACAAGGGCAAGACCGACGGCTTGAAGATGACCTTCATCGGCGACGGCAACAACATGGCCCACGAACTGATGTTCGGTGGCGCCAAAGCCGGTATGGACGTCGTCATCTGCACCCCCGAAGCCTACCGCCCCGAACCGGAGATCGTTCGCATCGCCACCGAAGACGCCAAAGCCCACGGCGGATCGATCACCTTGATGAGCGACCCGGTGGCAGCGTCCAAAGATGCCGACGTGCTCTACACCGACGTCTGGGCCTCCATGGGCCAAGAGGGCGAGGCCCAGGAGCGCGCCCAAGCCTTCCAAGGTTTTATGATTGATGGTACAATCATGAAAGCGGCCCACCCCAAAGCCATCGTTCTGCACTGCCTGCCGGCCCACCGGGGCGAAGAGATCACCGACGAAGTCATCGAAGGACCCCAGTCGGCCGTCTTCGACGAGGCCGAAAACCGCCTCCACGCCCAGAAGGCGATCATGGCGTCGGTGATGTAGGGGAGAAGGGGTGCCGTTGCACTTCATAAAGTAGCCAATAAATCGACCCACAAAAAAATCCATAAAAAAACCCCACAAAGAAACCCGTAAAGAAACCCCGTAAAGAAACCCGTAAAGAAACCCGCCATAAAGAAACCGATAAAGTTCCGTAAAGCTCAAAACCAACCAAACGAGAGCACCCAATAAAAGGGACGCCGATACCGTGAGAGGAGATCGAACCATGACCAAAAAAATCGTCCTGGCCTACTCAGGCGGCCTCGATACATCGATCATCATCCCTTGGCTAAAAGAGAACTACGGCTACGAAGTCATCGCCATGGCCGCCGACCTGGGCCAAGGGGAAGAACTGGCCCCCTTAAACGAAAAGGCGATCAAATCAGGCGCCACCAAGCTCTACATCGAAGACGTGAAAGAAGAGTTCGTCACCGACTTCATCTGGCCGACTTTAAAAGCCGGCGCCGTCTATGAAGGCAAATACCTCCTGGGCACCTCCTTCGCTCGTCCCCTCATCGCCAAGCGCCTCGTCGAGATCGCCCGCGCTGAAGGGGCCGAAGCCATCGCCCACGGCGCCACCGGCAAAGGCAACGACCAGGTTCGCTTTGAACTGACCGTCAAGGCCTTGGCCCCCGACCTCAAGATCGTCGCCCCCTGGCGCGAATGGGACATCCGCTCCCGCGAAGACGCCATCGACTACGCCAACGCCCGCAACATCCCCGTACCCGTCAAAAAAGACCGCCCCTACTCGATGGACCGCAACCTCTGGCACTTAAGCCACGAAGGGGCCGACCTGGAGGATCCCTGGAACGAGCCTCAGAACGACCTCTTCATGATCTGCACCGCCCCCGAACAAGCGCCGGACAAGCCGGAGTACGTAGAAATCGACTTTGCAAAGGGCATCCCCGTCAAACTGAACGGCGAGGCTCTCGGCCCCGTCGAGATGATCGAAAAGCTGAACGCCATCGCCGCCGCCCATGGCGTGGGCATCTGCGACATGGTGGAAAACCGCCTTGTCGGCATGAAGTCGCGCGGCGTCTACGAAACCCCAGCCGGCACTGTCCTCTACGCCGCCCACCGCGAACTGGAGTACCTTTGCCTCGACCGAGCCACCATGCACTACAAAGAGCAGGTTGCCCTCCGCTACGCCGAACTCGTCTATGACGGCGTCTGGTACCACCCCCTCAGAGAAGCCCTCGACGCCTTCGTCAACGTGACCCAGGAAACCGTCACCGGCACCGTGCGCATGAAGCTTTACAAGGGCAGCGTCACCCCCGCCGGCGCTAAGTCGCCCTACTCCCTCTACAACGAGGAATTCTCCACCTTCGGCCGCGACGAAGTCTACAACCAGAAGGACGCCGAAGGCTTCATCAACCTCTTCGGCCTGCCGCTGAAGGTGCGGGCGATCATGGAGCAGAAGGCGGGGCTGCGGGGGTAGGGGAAGCAGAGAACATTACTGGACTACTTCCGAAATCCAAGCCTGAGAAAAGATAACCCTGGTACGACTAAAATAGGTCGACCGGGGTTTTTTCGTCGAGACTTGAATGGGCATCATCATGGCGCATCCTTGTTTCTGTCAGTCTATCATGCACAAAAGCGCCTTAGCGGCACGTCAAGTCGCATCACAGCGCCGAAAAAGCACCCTGCTTTACCGCGAAAAAGCAGAAGGACACCAGTGCTCGTGGCATACGACACCATGCCGTCGACAGCCCCGCTTTTGACCAGAAACGGCTTGAATACACACCACTGTGAACAATGTGGGCGGAGTGGATAAAAGAGAGCTTGTGGGCAATGTGGATAATGTGTGGAACGTGGGTAATGTGGACAGTGTGAATGCTGTGGAGACTGTGGACAATGTGAATAACTAGGCAGATGCATCAAAAGCCGCGCATCTGGTACAATGATGGCTGAGAATGATATCAGAAGGGAAGTCGTCAGGCTTGTTGTTTTATCTCGCCATCGGACTCACCATCATCGCCAACATTGCCTACCATGTATTCTTGAAAATCACGCCTCAGAACAGCAACCCCGTCGTGGCGCTGGCGACGACCTATCTGACCGCGATGGTCGCCTGCCTGCTGCTCCTCCCGTTTTTCAACCAAGAGGGGGGCCTCTTCGCTTCACTGAAAAAGGTGAACTGGACCAGCATTGCCCTCGGTCTTTCCATCGTCGGATTGGAGATGGGCTTTATGCTCGCCTACCGAGCGGGCGGCAACATCAGCGTTGCGCCGGTCATCTCCAATACGGCCGTCGCCTTGCTGCTCATCCCTATCGGGGTGCTGGTGTTCAGCGAGGCGCTGTCGGGCAAAAAAGTGTTGGGGATCGTCCTGTGTCTTGTAGGACTTTATTTTATTAACCAGGTCGAAACCCCTTAGTATTCGGTAGCGGTGACTACTACCCTGAAAAATTTTCCAAAAAAATACAATAAGATGCCCGGGACAGTTCATTGCTAAACCGCCTAGAAAACATTACCTGTAAATATCAACATCATTTTTATGCGGCCTGACTTGTTTCCTCAATCGTTACTTTAAATCCCATGGCTTCAAGACGTTTCACGGTCCGATTCACCACAGACTGCTTTCGCCGCTGGTCATGATAATTTGCCCCGAGCTCTTTATACGGTTCACGATTTGTAACAATGTGATAGAAGATCACGAGAATTCGATGTCCCACCGCGAGGGCCGCTCGGTTTTTTCCACGTCGAGCCGCGATTCGGTGGTACATGGCGGAAAGAAAGGTATCTTTCGTTCTAGCTGCTGCACGCCCTGCTTCGACCAATGCGCTGCGAAGATGCTTATTTCCCTTACGTGTCCTCCCGGACTTTCGCTTTCCGGCACTTTCGTTATTCCCTGGAGCCATACCCGCCCAAGAGGCTAAATGCGCCGCGTCGGGAAATCGGGACATATCGAGTCCGACCTCCCCCAGCAGATGCTCTGCTGTACGACGACCCACACCCGGTATGGTATCAAGGAGCTGGATCAATTCTTCCGCCATGTTCATTTGCGAGCTACGGCATGATCCAATCGTTTGATTTGCTCATCCAGGTAGTCAAGATGTTTCAATTGCTCGCTCAGCATCATTTGTTGGTGAGGTCCCACCAATCCATCCAATGCTTTGGCCAATTTATCTTTCTTCGCTTTCATCCGCCCTTTGGCGTGTTGAGCAAGTTCCTCCGGTGTAGACTGACCTTCAATGATACTTTCGATCATCTTGCGAGATGATACACCAAGGATATCCGAAGCGACGGATGCCAGCTTAATGTTGGCTCCTTCGAGAACTTTTTGCATTCGGTTCAGTTCTCGACTTCGTTCATCAATCATGCTTTTGCGATATCGGAGTAATTCCCGAAGTTCCCGCTGAGGTCGGTCCGGAATAAAGCTTCGTTTCAGAAGCCCGTGCCGCATCAAGCTCGCAATCCACTCCGCATCTTTAACGTCCGTCTTTCGCCCAGGAACCATTTTAATATGCTGCGCATTGACCACCCAAGCTTCAATCCCGAATAATTCCAACAGATTATAAACGGGCTTCCAGTACACACCTGTGCTTTCCATCGCCACGATTGGACATTCCTTGCTTTGCAGCCATTTAACCAAAGATTTGAGATCTTCTGTCATTGTTCCAAACGTCTGTAGTTCTTTGCCTTCCGGGGTAATTACACAGGCAACGATCTTCTTTTTATGAACATCTAACCCACAGCACCGTTGATAAACAACTTGCATCGGCCCCACTCTCCCGTTCGGAGATATTTCGTACGGTCGGTGCAACAACCTCTTAGGTGTAATCTACCCTACGTGCTTCCTTGCGGAGCGACAATCTGGAGTGCACCAGGCTGCTGAGGTCCGTCTAATCATCGGGCTGTAACGCACCATAGTATTACGACCTCTCTTCGCCAACCGTATGTGGGGTGATTCGACAAATTCTGTTTTCATCCTCTTGAGCGCCCCGTGGCGGGGCATGTTTGTCTAATAGAGGAAGTTTGTGTGCTAGCAGACTTCCTTTTGTTTGCTCTTCCGCGTACCGGTTTGTTGACCAAAAAACATTCGGTTGCCATCTCATGATAGCGTGCGACAAGCTTTGATAAAATGGAATCTGGATAAGCAACGGAAGCACTACATGCACATCTAAAGAAGCAGGCGTCTAGATGATCTCGTGGATTGCCGCTGCTCTGGGATATTGTGCGGGGTGAATGTGACTGTTGATTGGATAATTTAAACACTATAAAAGCCGAATTGGTATCGTTCTTGAAGCAGTTGCCTTAAGGGTCGCTAATTTGTCTGGTGTTATTTGGATTGCGTAGGTTCTGCTATCCAGCCTTAAAAGAATAATTTTACATTGGAAAACAAAGACAAAGTAGCGAATTATGTGGTAACATATTTAGGGGGTGAAGATTAACGTGTAGATTTGAATAGAGGCGATGTATGATTCCCCTGCAAAAAGTAACCCCAGGAGGGTATAAGCTAGGAGGATAACGAAAACCCGAAACCGAACTACCATTCGCAAGCTCTAATTGGAGCTGAATCGGAAAGCAGGAGTGAAATGTCGTATTTCGGAAAAACACCCAACATAAACAAGAGGAATTATTTAACAGTTTTACAGGAATGAATCCAAAGGTACAGAAAAGCATGCAAGGCACTTGGGCGCCCTTGTTCTACGAACACGTCTTTTTTCACATCGACGAAACCCCCTTCGCTGTTCTATACAGCAGCCACAATGGGCGTCCGAACTTTCCGATCAACATCCTGCTTTCCCTCGAGTTCATTAAACATATGAAAGACTACACCGACGAAGAGATCCTGGAACAGTTCCATTTCAACTTTCAGGTCATGTATGCCCTCGGCATCCGCAATCTGGGCGAAGTGTACCTGGCCGAGCGCACCCTCTATGAGTTCCGCCGCCGCCTTTATGAGTACACCATCAGCCACCCCGAACAAGAAGATCTTATCTTCCGTCAGTTTCGAAAGCTGACAGAACATTTTATGACCATCGCGGGAATCGCAAGCCGAGAACAGCCTATGGATTCGACGCAGGTTCAGACCAACATCAAGCTCGCCGGTCGTCTTTCCCTTGCCTTTGACGTCGTTGAAAAAGCTGTGCGTGAATGTCCGGCCGCCCATTTGCCGGAAGCACTGAAACCTTTTGCCGAACCCGGTTTCCGGAACCAATTCCTCTATCGTTGCAAGACCAAAGAGACGCTGGGACGCATCCAGGAGATGCTGAATCAGTGCGCCCTGCTATTGGACATTGCCGAAGCACACCCGGAAAGCCTGCGGAAAGAAACGGTTGCTTTGCTCCAACGCTTTCTTCAAGAGCAGGCCACATACCATGCCGAAAAGAAGCAGTGGATCGCCAAAGCCAACAAAGACATCGCAGCAGACGCTATCCAATCAGCCCACGACCCCGACGTGACCTATCGGAAAAAAGGCCGTCAAGGCTATGTGGGTCTTGTAGCGAACGTAGCAGAAACATGCGCGAACGAAATCCCGGTTCAGATGATCACACACTATCAGGTCGAAAAAAACAGCGTCAGTGACACCGAATTGCTAACCCAGAGCATGGAGACTCTC from Heliomicrobium modesticaldum Ice1 encodes the following:
- a CDS encoding EamA family transporter, whose translation is MLFYLAIGLTIIANIAYHVFLKITPQNSNPVVALATTYLTAMVACLLLLPFFNQEGGLFASLKKVNWTSIALGLSIVGLEMGFMLAYRAGGNISVAPVISNTAVALLLIPIGVLVFSEALSGKKVLGIVLCLVGLYFINQVETP
- the argF gene encoding ornithine carbamoyltransferase gives rise to the protein MTTAQLPKLDPTMKGRDFLSLHDFSRDEIFYFIDLARQLKALQKDRIPHPYLAGKTLGMIFTKSSTRTRVSFEVGMYQLGGNALFLSSADIQLGRGEPIKDTARVLSRYVDGIMIRTFAHSDVVELAQYADIPVINGLTDLLHPCQVLADLMTIVEYKGKTDGLKMTFIGDGNNMAHELMFGGAKAGMDVVICTPEAYRPEPEIVRIATEDAKAHGGSITLMSDPVAASKDADVLYTDVWASMGQEGEAQERAQAFQGFMIDGTIMKAAHPKAIVLHCLPAHRGEEITDEVIEGPQSAVFDEAENRLHAQKAIMASVM
- a CDS encoding argininosuccinate synthase, which translates into the protein MTKKIVLAYSGGLDTSIIIPWLKENYGYEVIAMAADLGQGEELAPLNEKAIKSGATKLYIEDVKEEFVTDFIWPTLKAGAVYEGKYLLGTSFARPLIAKRLVEIARAEGAEAIAHGATGKGNDQVRFELTVKALAPDLKIVAPWREWDIRSREDAIDYANARNIPVPVKKDRPYSMDRNLWHLSHEGADLEDPWNEPQNDLFMICTAPEQAPDKPEYVEIDFAKGIPVKLNGEALGPVEMIEKLNAIAAAHGVGICDMVENRLVGMKSRGVYETPAGTVLYAAHRELEYLCLDRATMHYKEQVALRYAELVYDGVWYHPLREALDAFVNVTQETVTGTVRMKLYKGSVTPAGAKSPYSLYNEEFSTFGRDEVYNQKDAEGFINLFGLPLKVRAIMEQKAGLRG
- a CDS encoding transposase, encoding MNPKVQKSMQGTWAPLFYEHVFFHIDETPFAVLYSSHNGRPNFPINILLSLEFIKHMKDYTDEEILEQFHFNFQVMYALGIRNLGEVYLAERTLYEFRRRLYEYTISHPEQEDLIFRQFRKLTEHFMTIAGIASREQPMDSTQVQTNIKLAGRLSLAFDVVEKAVRECPAAHLPEALKPFAEPGFRNQFLYRCKTKETLGRIQEMLNQCALLLDIAEAHPESLRKETVALLQRFLQEQATYHAEKKQWIAKANKDIAADAIQSAHDPDVTYRKKGRQGYVGLVANVAETCANEIPVQMITHYQVEKNSVSDTELLTQSMETLKKETGLTDLYVDGAYFSSKTEELAQENHVCIHYTNMTGRERKAEKLPVLAFTFDNNKAIVSCPACYNPLDTSFDEKRKVLIAEFERSTCQECPMQPACPVKIQSKKATVTIKQSSILAAQARERTMQIKKERLAATSKRAAIEGSISSIKRGQGAGRLRVRGIVKATLVFGMKVLGHNFRQLFRCFKKGFCQKLTTIYREDQGISAPI